A stretch of the Myripristis murdjan chromosome 24, fMyrMur1.1, whole genome shotgun sequence genome encodes the following:
- the LOC115355713 gene encoding potassium voltage-gated channel subfamily S member 3: MGYGQILHRRGHEADQVHLNVGGVRHEVHPDTLLRFPHTRLARLLCCQSEAAILELCDDYSPAEKEYYFDRNPRVFLCVLNFYRTGRIHMMEEVCVFSFSQEIEYWGIQELHLSSCCSNWFQERKEYIEDRDWDVRSDDQQQPSFDSSFEELSALDKDLAKFKGAWCAEVRSYVWLRLEDPGHSRASKVIAVASLGVVLTSIVAMCVHSMPEFQKVDDNDRPIEDPVLAILEVGCIACFSAEFIIRLIVAPSPRKFLGNPLNIIDVASILPFYATLAFETDDENAEENEDLENVGKVVQVLRLMRVFRILKLARHSIGLRALGATVRHSYHEVGLLLLFLSVGISIFSALIYFAEKEEQETKLGTIPIGWWWATITMTTVGYGDTCPVTLAGKIVATMCIVCGLLVVALPITIIFNKFSKYYQRNKAIEGRCLSEAERQDPNLPYYNIRDLYTHSVYPFMGGIAFRNSVSSGGDETDASSLQDIEEVYDNDTCENRAAQ; encoded by the coding sequence ATGGGGTACGGGCAAATCCTCCATCGGCGTGGGCATGAGGCGGACCAGGTCCACCTCAACGTGGGAGGCGTACGACACGAGGTGCATCCGGACACGCTGCTCCGCTTCCCTCACACGCGGCTGGCTCGTCTGCTGTGCTGCCAAAGCGAGGCGGCGATCCTGGAGCTGTGCGACGACTACAGCCCGGCTGAAAAGGAGTACTACTTCGACAGGAACCCCCGGGTCTTCCTGTGTGTGCTCAACTTCTACCGCACGGGACGCATCCACATGATGGAGGAGGTGTGCGTCTTCTCCTTCAGCCAGGAGATTGAGTACTGGGGCATTCAGGAGCTCCACCTGAGCTCCTGCTGCAGCAACTGGTTCCAGGAGAGGAAGGAGTACATCGAGGACAGAGACTGGGACGTCCGGAGCGACGACCAGCAGCAGCCCAGCTTTGACTCTTCGTTTGAGGAGCTGTCTGCCCTCGATAAAGACCTGGCCAAGTTCAAAGGCGCCTGGTGTGCAGAGGTACGGAGCTATGTGTGGCTCCGGCTGGAGGACCCGGGTCACTCACGAGCTTCAAAGGTCATCGCCGTGGCTTCTCTCGGTGTGGTGCTGACCTCTATCGTTGCCATGTGCGTCCACAGCATGCCTGAGTTTCAGAAAGTGGATGACAACGACAGGCCCATTGAGGACCCTGTCCTAGCCATCCTGGAGGTGGGCTGCATCGCCTGCTTCTCAGCTGAGTTCATTATCAGGCTAATTGTCGCCCCATCTCCCAGGAAGTTCCTGGGGAACCCCTTAAACATCATCGACGTTGCGTCCATCTTGCCATTTTACGCCACACTAGCTTTTGAGACAGATGACGAGAACGCTGAGGAGAACGAGGACTTAGAGAACGTGGGGAAAGTGGTGCAGGTTCTACGTCTGATGAGGGTTTTCCGTATCCTAAAACTGGCTCGTCACTCCATCGGGCTGCGAGCGCTGGGTGCCACAGTCCGCCACAGCTACCACGAGGTGGGTctgcttcttctcttcctctctgtgggAATTTCCATATTTTCTGCCCTCATCTACTTTGCcgagaaggaggagcaggaaacGAAGTTGGGGACCATCCCCATAGGCTGGTGGTGGGCCACCATCACCATGACTACAGTTGGCTACGGTGACACCTGCCCAGTGACGCTGGCAGGGAAAATAGTGGCCACCATGTGTATTGTCTGTGGGCTGCTGGTAGTGGCCCTGCCCATCACTATCATATTCAATAAGTTTTCTAAGTACTATCAAAGAAACAAAGCCATAGAGGGCCGGTGTCTGAGCGAGGCTGAAAGACAAGACCCAAACCTCCCGTACTACAACATTAGAgacttgtacacacacagcgTATACCCTTTCATGGGAGGTATCGCCTTCAGGAACAGTGTGAGCAGCGGAGGCGACGAAACAGatgcctccagtctccaggacATAGAGGAAGTGTACGATAATGACACTTGTGAAAATAGGGCAGCACAATGA
- the LOC115356181 gene encoding uncharacterized protein LOC115356181, with the protein MGCFFGSGWLIFLMTVANIDAQNKPFINISSKCLGNVMRVNTGPLGGNPLEVAVSVNNSAVPLTPSLAAQCGFSMKTDPLGKAVIFASLQNCFAQNMEDKAFTTVLNLQLHDNQMDEDEPHQVAETCHHAAWASREILCERNYMEVSVRRAIPDDYALPDHPIPGTNAKFGDPRRAANSEKQPSEAEFRMTTVVFFTPEERIMTVDQAQRRGYGVANTPTRLVLRSPTNAPETYSQDVAGVDMMVLKTSTIFEKKWWATQIDAAAACPTVSGGVSFTANAISWYLPTHIDPLISSNQFKLLEVHMGVDGQRLSAAEMAARHYSMAVNDMHIVVEIPVGAAGGYFKSHVQDDHYLTSYTIEPMLELLWTEDNAHEETRYKVLFPITTPLMSWPPQITDNTVPEERIFKVLLGPLGSDVALVNITFPTEVLSVADCNVRGFNVLEHESHNGSKAFTLQVPFTDPVVMQMKEAGITVYSLHLTFGLLVLPEFAPFAHTANLEAALVDIVPPSVSGSCDYDSFHITVRYGTQSFNFHTVVGKRLLTPVLAQQYGLVDNGTHFSLMVPFSAPDAAFEAVESSSIRSRLDVSLRNPGTNTIIRDFVLACSFLSTLTECFPDGTMTALAVKLESVPNLSPSQLTLRDPACGPAFSDDRFAYFVFTGSSCGTTRKFMPDAMLYENEISLPDELEKQMQSNDEPEYELKVSCRYDVNTAHAVAFLIKPRNNEPYAETAKGELQVAMRLARDDSYTQLYRDEDYPIAKYLNQPVYFEVELMRSTNPKVSLELENCWATLSEDRTSQPRWNLIINGCANPVDPYQVLFHPVWPDARVQHPSHFKRFEVQMFAFASDQENLSDQLFVHCDVVICDVSRPMGGPCSGQCSNQENVIKGQRRAVSDVHSFIHISSGPILIM; encoded by the exons ATGGGCTGTTTTTTTGGATCAGG GTGGCTCATTTTCCTGATGACAGTTGCAAACATAGACGCACAAAACAAGCCTTTTATCA ATATCAGCTCAAAATGCCTGGGGAATGTGATGCGTGTAAACACTGGTCCACTTGGTGGGAATCCTCTAGAGGTTGCTGTCAGCGTCA ATAACTCTGCCGTCCCCCTTACACCAAGTTTGGCTGCTCAGTGTGGATTCAGCATGAAGACGGACCCGCTGGGGAAGGCTGTGATTTTTGCCTCGCTTCAAAATTGTTTTGCTCAAAACATG GAAGATAAAGCCTTCACAACAGTCTTGAACCTCCAACTACATGACAACCAAATGGACGAGGATGAGCCGCACCAGGTGGCTGAGACCTGCCACCACGCTGCCTGGGCCTCGAGGGAAATCCTCTGTGAACGCAACTATATGGag GTGTCTGTGAGAAGGGCAATTCCAGATGATTACGCCCTGCCCGACCATCCCATCCCAGGGACAAATGCCAAGTTTGGTGATCCTCGACGAGCTGCTAATTCAGAG AAGCAACCCAGTGAAGCAGAATTCAGAATGACCACAGTTGTGTTCTTCACTCCTGAGGAGAGGATTATGACGGTGGATCAGGCCCAGAGGAGAGGCTATGGAGTTGCCAACACTCCTACAAGGCTGGTTCTGCGAAGTCCTACGAATGCACCTGAAACATACAGTCAGGAT GTGGCCGGTGTGGACATGATGGTGCTTAAAACCTCGACAATCTTTGAAAAGAAGTGGTGGGCGACTCAGATTGATGCCGCAGCTGCTTGCCCAACAGTATCAG GTGGCGTTTCCTTCACCGCAAATGCAATCAGCTGGTACCTGCCCACGCACATCGACCCGCTGATCTCCTCAAACCAGTTTAAACTTTTAGAAGTGCACATGGGTGTTGATGGCCAGAGACTCAGTGCTGCTGAGATGGCTGCCAGACATTACTCCATGGCCGTGAATGACATGCACATCGTTGTTGAAATTCCAGTTGGGGCGGCAGGTGGCTACTTTAAG AGCCATGTGCAAGATGATCACTACCTCACCTCTTACACTATTGAGCCAATGCTTGAGTTGCTGTGGACTGAAGACAATGCTCATGAGGAGACCCGATACAAAGTCCTCTTCCCCATCACAACGCCACTCATGTCCTGGCCCCCGCAAATCACTGACA ACACGGTTCCTGAAGAGCGGATATTTAAAGTGCTGCTTGGGCCCTTGGGCTCTGACGTGGCGCTGGTGAACATTACCTTCCCCACTGAGGTTCTGTCCGTGGCCGACTGCAATGTCAGAGGCTTTAACGTCCTGGAGCACGAGTCCCATAACGGCTCAAAGGCCTTCACACTCCAAGTGCCCTTCACAGACCCTGTTGTCATGCAAATG AAAGAAGCAGGGATTACGGTCTACTCTCTTCACCTGACCTTTGGCTTGCTGGTCTTGCCAGAGTTCGCTCCCTTCGCTCACACTGCTAATCTGGAGGCTGCATTAGTGGACATAG tgcctccctctgtctctggtAGCTGTGACTATGACAGCTTCCACATCACTGTGAGATATGGGACTCAAAGCTTCAACTTTCACACTGTCGTGGGAAAACGATTGCTGACCCCAGTGCTGGCTCAGCAGTACGGCCTCGTCGACAATGGGACGCACTTCAGTCTTATGGTGCCATTTTCAGCCCCCGATGCTGCGTTTGAG GCTGTCGAGTCGTCATCGATCAGGAGCAGACTCGATGTGTCTCTGAGGAATCCAGGAACAAACACAATCATCAGAGACTTCGTTCTGGCTTGCAGTTTCCTCTCAACACTCACTG AATGTTTCCCTGATGGGACCATGACAGCACTGGCAGTGAAGCTGGAGTCTGTTCCTAATCTCAGCCCCAGTCAGCTCACCCTCAGGGACCCCGCCTGCGGCCCGGCCTTCAGCGACGACCGTTTTGCTTACTTTGTCTTCACCGGCAGCTCATGTGGAACCACCAGAAAG TTCATGCCCGATGCCATGCTGTACGAAAATGAAATCTCCCTACCAGATGAACTTGAAAAGCAAATGCAGTCAAACGACGAGCCCGAATATGA GTTGAAGGTTTCTTGCAGGTATGATGTCAACACTGCACACGCCGTGGCCTTCCTCATCAAACCACGAAACAACGAGCCTTACGCTGAAACTGCCAAGGGCGAGCTGCAAGTCGCAATGAGGCTCGCTCGGG ACGACTCCTACACTCAGTTGTACAGAGATGAGGACTACCCTATAGCCAAGTACCTCAACCAGCCTGTATATTTTGAGGTGGAACTCATGAGATCTACCAATCCCAAAGTATCTCTGGAGCTGGAGAACTGCTGGGCAACATTGAGCGAGGACAGGACGTCCCAACCCAGATGGAACCTCATCATCAACGG TTGTGCCAACCCAGTGGACCCATACCAAGTGCTGTTCCATCCCGTCTGGCCGGATGCCAGGGTGCAGCATCCTTCTCACTTCAAGCGCTTTGAGGTCCAGATGTTTGCTTTCGCCTCCGACCAAGAAAACTTGAGTGACCAA CTCTTTGTCCACTGTGATGTGGTGATCTGTGATGTTAGCAGGCCGATGGGTGGACCATGCAGCGGGCAGTGCTCAAACCAGGAAAATGTGATAAAAG GTCAGAGACGTGCTGTTTCAGATGTGCACAGCTTCATACATATATCCTCAGGACCCATATTGATAATGTAG